From Coffea arabica cultivar ET-39 chromosome 2e, Coffea Arabica ET-39 HiFi, whole genome shotgun sequence, the proteins below share one genomic window:
- the LOC113732086 gene encoding uncharacterized protein has protein sequence MASGSDDECMTPEHLLEHPEMKGMILEHPGIESEFLSHVRSPEISSQERSSSDKESLALESIGSSSSQEESGSDKEGEGSDSKLENVWKKRNLEKLPEIAEEAEEEEEYRKAKEWKEWWDRRKKEAKEFDLEGWKERNGDLSHKSREQIREELQEYCKSVPSFPSNLGAIGGFDDVDKSFFVHDVDPELWEKYMAECRESEGFDVVTYPGPSPYILVRPITSYVDYPELHQELIEFATRALEEKQPGYQFLHIERVTGYACSGYMYNITFRAQSADEPDGKSFQAKVYAGINKVEVIFCRPKVET, from the exons ATGGCTTCCGGCAGCGACGATGAATGCATGACCCCTGAGCATCTACTCGAGCATCCTGAAATGAAAGGCATGATCCTCGAGCATCCTGGAATCGAGTCGGAGTTTCTCTCGCATGTCAGAAGCCCAGAGATCAGCTCCCAAGAGAGGAGCAGCAGCGACAAAGAGAGCCTCGCCTTGGAGAGCATcggcagcagcagcagccaAGAGGAGAGCGGCAGCGACAAGGAGGGCGAGGGCAGCGACAGCAAGTTGGAGAATGTCTGGAAGAAGCGAAATTTAGAGAAGCTGCCTGAAATTGCTGAGGAggcagaggaggaggaggagtatCGGAAGGCAAAAGAGTGGAAGGAATGGTGGGATCGTAGAAAGAAGGAAGCGAAGGAGTTTGACTTGGAGGGCTGGAAAGAGAGGAATGGGGACCTCAGCCATAAATCAAGGGAGCAAATTCGGGAGGAACTTCAGGAGTATTGCAAGTCGGTGCCCTCTTTTCCATCTAACCTTGGTGCAATTGGTGGATTTGACGATGTTGACAAGTCTTTCTTCGTCCACGATGTAGATCCCGAGTTATGGGAAAAATACATGGCAGAGTGTCGAGAAAGTGAG GGATTTGATGTGGTTACATATCCGGGTCCTTCTCCGTACATTCTGGTTAGGCCAATCACCTCTTATGTGGATTACCCTGAACTGCATCAAGAGCTCATCGAGTTTGCTACTAGGGCCCTGGAGGAG AAGCAACCAGGATACCAGTTTTTGCATATTGAACGGGTAACTGGATATGCTTGTTCTGGTTACATGTACAATATCACTTTTCGAGCTCAGAGTGCTGATGAGCCTGATGGAAAAAGCTTTCAAGCCAAGGTTTATGCTGGAATAAATAAGGTGGAGGTTATTTTCTGCCGTCCGAAAGTTGAAACCTAG
- the LOC113732087 gene encoding protoheme IX farnesyltransferase, mitochondrial-like gives MWRNSLSFSSKLVSTANPRNYNYAVGSSLFHSQFYSAAASTTSFASDSLKSDPSRALGSSFLNTTSLSAFSASKLKDAVNYYGRCYFELSKARLSLLVVATSGTGYILGSGSAIDFAGLCCTCAGTMMVAASANTLNQVYEINNDALMKRTRNRPLPSGRLTIRHAVTWASCAGIAGTALLAWKANVLAAGLAASNLVLYAFVYTPLKQMHPINTWVGAIVGAIPPLLGWAAAAGEVSLTAMILPAALYFWQIPHFMALAYLCRKDYADGGFKMFSLADASGHRTAMVALRNCLYLLPLGYLAYDWGITSGWFCLEATILALAISGTAMSFCIDRTTKSARGMFRASLLYLPVFMSGLLFHRLPDNKQYQTAQNLLRSLGLSSSSALPLDGTEQVNEQHNVQSRKTGARGPPVAYASVAPFPFLPAPTYVTH, from the exons ATGTGGAGAAACTCACTGAGTTTCTCATCTAAACTCGTTTCTACAGCAAACCCGAGAAATTACAATTATGCCGTCGGATCCTCGCTCTTCCACTCTCAATTCTACTCGGCAGCCGCCAGCACAACCTCCTTTGCTTCCGACTCCCTCAAGTCGGATCCTAGTCGGGCACTCGGATCTTCTTTTCTTAACACGACGTCGTTGTCTGCGTTTTCGGCGTCGAAACTGAAGGATGCCGTCAATTATTACGGCCGCTGTTACTTTGAACTATCCAAAGCTCGCCTGAG CCTGTTGGTGGTAGCTACTTCTGGAACTGGATATATTCTTGGAAGTGGTAGTGCCATTGATTTCGCAGGACTTTGTTGCACATGTGCTGGTACAATGATGGTTGCAGCGTCTGCCAACACATTAAATCAG gtttatgaaattaataATGATGCTCTAATGAAGAGAACCAGGAACAGACCACTTCCTTCTGGTCGTCTTACAATTCGTCATGCTGTCACCTGGGCATCTTGTGCTGGCATTGCTGGCACTGCTTTGCTGGCTTGGAAG GCTAATGTGTTGGCAGCTGGGCTTGCTGCTTCTAACCTTGTGCTTTATGCATTTGTATACACTCCACTGAAACAAATGCATCCAATAAATACTTGGGTTGGAGCTATTGTTGGTGCTATTCCGCCTCTTCTTGG GTGGGCAGCTGCTGCTGGCGAGGTATCACTCACCGCTATGATTCTCCCTGCTGCTTTATATTTTTGGCAAATACCCCatttcatggccttggcatatTTATGCCGCAAAGACTATGCAGATGGAGG GTTTAAAATGTTCTCTCTTGCTGACGCTTCTGGTCACAGAACCGCCATGGTTGCTTTGAGGAACTGCTTGTATCTGCTTCCACTTGGTTATCTAGCCTATGACT GGGGGATAACTTCTGGCTGGTTCTGTCTAGAGGCAACAATTCTTGCTCTAGCAATCAGCGGTACTGCCATGTCTTTCTGCATTGATCGCACCACCAAGAGTGCCAGGGGAATGTTCCGTGCCAGCCTATTGTATCTCCCGGTGTTTATGTCCGGGCTTCTGTTTCACAGGCTGCCAGATAACAAACAGTACCAAACAGCACAAAATTTACTAAGGTCTCTTGGTCTTTCATCATCCTCAGCATTGCCGCTTGATGGGACTGAACAGGTCAACGAGCAGCATAACGTTCAAAGTAGAAAAACGGGTGCACGAGGACCACCAGTGGCGTATGCTTCCGTTGCTCCATTCCCTTTCTTACCAGCTCCGACTTACGTTACACATTGA